A genomic segment from bacterium encodes:
- a CDS encoding winged helix-turn-helix transcriptional regulator produces MPEQMLELVAGCFQALSDPTRLKLLRALKSGEKSVQDLVALFDWTQPNISRHLGILARAGMVKKTKQGSFVLYSIANPRVFSLCDNVCSHVNRVLSGYAEEKD; encoded by the coding sequence ATGCCCGAGCAAATGCTCGAACTGGTCGCCGGATGCTTCCAGGCATTGTCCGACCCGACCCGGCTTAAACTCCTGCGGGCCTTGAAGTCCGGGGAAAAATCGGTACAGGATCTGGTCGCGCTGTTCGACTGGACCCAGCCGAATATCTCCCGTCACCTCGGGATCCTTGCCCGCGCCGGTATGGTCAAAAAGACGAAACAGGGGTCTTTCGTCCTCTATTCTATTGCCAATCCGAGGGTCTTTTCGTTGTGTGACAATGTTTGCTCCCACGTCAATCGGGTGCTCAGCGGCTACGCCGAAGAAAAGGACTGA